Within Paenibacillus sp. RUD330, the genomic segment ATGGCGATCTGGCCGCTGCGGACCCGGATGACGGCGACCTTCTGATCTTTGAGCTTCTCGCCGAGAGCGGTTTTGGCCTGCTCCAGCTCTTCTTTGTATTGGGAGATTTCCTTGGCCGCCTGCTCCTGCTTGCCGGTCAGCTCGCCGAGCAGCGTCAGGTTCGCTTCCCAATCCGTCGAGACGTGGGAATAAGGAAGGGTCACGGCGATCTGGGACAGCTTCTCGGTGACCGCCGGGTCGAACTTGCTCGACGCCAGGATGACATCAGGCTTCAAGGCCAGGATTTTCTCGAAGTTCGGCTCGGTTTTCTCTCCGACCGGCTCGGCCTTGTCCGTAATGGATTGGAACAATGCCGGGAAAGCGCCGGAGAAGGAAATCGCTCCGACCGGATGGATGTCCAGAAGGACGGAATCCTCCATCGCTTCCACCGCGCCGGTGATGACGATTCGCTGGGCCGTCTGAGGCACCGTGTAGTCCTTGCCGAGGTAGCTTACGGTTTTGACCGCCGCAGCGGCCGGGTCGGCGGATGGAGCCGGGCTTGCGGAGCTGTCCGGCGAAGGCGAGGAGGCGGGAGCGGGACTCGCGGCGCCTCCGTTATGGTTGCTGCTGCCGCAGGCAGCGGTCGTTCCAAGCATCGTGACGAGCATAAGGCCGAGCAGAACTTTTTTCATCGTCTATATAGACTCCCTTCGAATGATGGTCACCGTCATTGATAACGATTCTCATTACCATCATAGAGACCGTGGAAGCTTCCCTCCATGGACAAAAATCGGACGGTTCATGGACAATCTGCGGCCAGGGGATGATTGAAATCCATACGGAGCCACTTCGCCGCCATGCCGGTGCCCGGCTAGGAACCGGATCCGAAGATGCGGAGCGCCTCTTCGCCGATCCTCTCCAGGGCTATGGGCGAGTACTCCCTCCACGGGCTTGATGGCAGCCTGATCACGCTTTTCCTGCGCACGGCGGGCAGAGCCAGCCATTCCGGAGACCGGCTGAGCCGCTCCCAATGCTCCAGCGTCTCGGACTCCTGGCAGACGAGCAGGAGAATCCGGCCGGCCTCGGCCTCGGCGATCTGCTCCAGCTCAAGAGGGAGCGCCGCCGAGGCTGTATCGGGCAGGGACGGCGGCCTTCCCAGGCCGAGCTCCCTGTACAGGAAGTCCATGATGCCCTGCGAGCCGAATGTGTAGAGACGGTCCTTGAACATGCGCACGGGAAGCACATCGGGAGCTGCATTTCCACCGGAAGCCGCAGCGATCAGGCTGCGGATCTGTGAGGTTCTCCGCTCGAACCTGGAAATCCAGCGGCCGGCCTCCTCCGGCAGGCCGAGTGTTTCCGCCAGCTCGCGCAGGCCTCGCTCCCATCCGCGACCCTCCTCCTCCGGGAGGGTCATGACGGAGCCGATGGCCTCCAGCGCCCGTCTCTCCTCCTCGCTCGCGGTGGACGGACAGAGAATGAGATCCGGCTGCGCCTGCTGCAGAATCTCCAGATTGCGGCCTGCGGACAGAACCGCAGGTCCGTAGTCGAGATGGCAGGGGATGTCCGCGCCGAACCGCTCGATGTAATAGCCCGACCATTTGGGATGCATCGGTGCCGCCAGCGGCAGGACGCCGAGCGGAAGCAGGTAGCCGAGCGCGGAAGGGCAGCCGTAGGCGGCGGTGCGGACTTTGCGTTTTGCCACATAACGGGATGGCGGCAGGCCATGCTCTTTTTTGAACAGGCGGCTGAAATAGAATTCATCCTCGTATCCGACCGCATGGGCCACATCCTTGAGCTTGCGGCTGCCCTGGAGCATGAGCCGCTTCGCCTTTTCGAGCCGGGCTTGCGTCATGTAGTCATGGGGACTGGCGCCGTAGGCTTTCTTGAACACGTCGGCGAAGTGCTTGGCGCTCAGGCCGGTACCGGCCGAGATCTGCTCCATCGTCAGCGGCTCGGCGAGATGCCCGTCGATGTACCGGCGGGCGCGCTCCAGCAGGCCGGCTGTCTTCCCGGCCTTGCTCTCCTCCGAGGCTTCGGCCGTCCTGACCAGCAGCTGGAAGGCGTCTGCCTGGGCCTGCCAGCGAAGCAGATCCTCGCCGCTGAGATAGCGGTTATAGATGCTGCGCATGACATCCTCCAGCCGGCCATCGGGAAAGGGCGTCTCTTCCGCAACCGAGAGGCTCTCCTCCGGGGTTATGGGCCGGAGCTGAAGCGAATCGGGGGAGGAGGGAGCGTACAGCCCGATCCGCAGGACGGCGATAGTGGCCTGGCTGCTCTGCGCCTCCAGATCCATCGTGCTGCCCGGCCGGCAGATGTAGAGCACCCCCGGCTGCATGAGGGTAAGCCGAGAATCCCTTATTAGCCGGCATTCTCCGCCGAGCAAGGCCATGAGGACGGGATAAGCGAGCAGCTGCCTCCGGGAGCCTCCGGGATCGGCCTCCGCAGGCGTGACGATGTCCGCCCCTCTCAGATGCAGGGTCCAGCTTCCGAAATCGCTTGCCGCGGCAAGGGGAATGAATGGATACGACATGGATGGATTCCGCCTTTTACGATTTATATGAACGCTATGAATGACACGAATAACATGAATGACACGAATAACATGAATGACATGAATGACATGAATGACACAAATGAGATGAATGATATGGTTTATTCGATAATGATTCTCATTATCATAGTATAACCGATTTCAGGCCGACTGGGAATGAAGGAGTCTTGAGGGCATCCTTATGCACAGCAAGGTTCTTGATTCGCTGCGCGCCAGGCTTCCGGCTTCCGAAAGCTCGGCGGCACGAAGGGGCCGGGAACCCGGCGGGGCTGATTGAAAAAAATGGCACGCCCGTCATTCGGATATTTGATATGATGATATAGAATTGGAAGGATGTGGGCGATCAGAGGCCGGTCTGGCGCTTGCCTGTTCGCCGGAGGCTTTCAACATGATCCATGGAGGGAAAACGATGGGCGCCAACGAAGAGACACTTGGTTCGGCAATTGCTGCAAGTCCGATCAAAAACAAGGTCGGCAGCTATTTCGTTCCGGTGCGGAACATCGAGGCTTCCCGCAGCTGGTACTGCAAGGTGCTGGGGCTGTCGGAAGACGATTGCCCGATCCACTTCGGCCATCTGTGCCCGCTGCCGATGCAGGGAACGGGATTGATCCTCGATACGATGCCCAGATGGGGAGGCGGCGAACCGGATGGAGCCCCTTCGATCCTGACGCCGGCGTTCATGCTTCTCACCGACAAGCTGGAGGAATCGCTCGCTTATATGAAGGAGCTTGGCGCCCGGCTCGTGACGGAGATCGAGCATGGCCAGTGGTTTGTCGTTCTCGACCCGGACGGCAATAAGCTGATGATATGCAGGGAATAAGCAAGAAGCCCCGTCGCTGCCATACCAGGCAGGGAACGGGGCTTCTTGCCGCTTCCGGAGGCAAACGCTGCCATACCAGGCAGGGAACGGGGATTTTCCGGAGGATGCTCCGCTGTCCTTGACCGTCCCATATCGTGTATGATGGGAGCAATGGATATTGCAGCGGAGGTAGAGCATGGATTATATCGTGTTGGATATTGAGTTCAACGGGCGGAAGTTCGCCAGCGACAAGCCGATGGAGGTTATCGAGATCGGCGCGGTCCGGCTGAACGAAGCCTTGGAGAAGATCGACGAGTTCACGGCGCTGATCAAGCCGGTTTATTTTGCGAAGCTGAACAGCTTCATTCGGGAGAAGACGGGCATACCGCAGGAGGACATCGATGCGGCGAGCGGGTTTGTTCCGGTCATCCGCCATTTTCTGGCTTGGCTGGGCAAGAGCGAAGCCTGCACGTTCGTGACGTGGGGCGGCGAGGATATGAAGCGGATCGTGCTGGATACCCGCATGCACAAGCTTGACGATGCCTATTGGCTCGCGGCTTCTTATTATGATCTGCTCAAGATCTATTTGCGCGCGCGCAGCCTGACCAACGATGTCAGCGTCGAAGCGGCTTTGGCGGAGCTTGCCATTCCGGCCGAGGGCAGCGCCCACCGGGCTCTGGACGACGCCCGCATGACGGCGGAGATTTTCCGGCGCATCTTCCCGGACATTCAGCATGATACGGACGCGCGGCAGTACAAGGACACCTACTCCAATGCCAAGGAACGGAGAATGGTGAAAAATGCGATCCGCGGCCTCGCCGTGCAGAAGGTGCAGCCGACCTGGGAGCTGGTGGCCGATAAGCTGGCCAAGGCGAAGGTGGACATGGACAACGCCAAAAAGGCGGCGGAGCTGCGGGTCTACTACGAGGCGGAGATCGTGAAGGCGCCGAAGAGGCCGCAGACTCCGCGTCCAGGCATGCGTCCGGCTGGTGAATCGTCGCCTGAAGCGGCAGATGGTCCGGAAGCGCAGGGAGATCGGGAAGCTGCGGCCGTTTCGGAAGGGCCCGAGGCTGTAAGCGAGGCGTCGGCAGGTCCGTCCGGGCAATCCCATAGCGGGAGAGGCGCGGACGCTTAAGCGTGTATATATGCAGAATGCCGGCGATCCATCGCCGGCATTTTTTTACGGAAGCTCGATTGGATAAACAAGGACTCTGAACCGATATAATCCTGAAATGGGATTTGGAATGGGCCGGATGCGTGTAACTTAAGTTGGAGCCGCTTCTTAGCAAGCCGGCATATTTTAGCGTTCAAAAGGGGATAGCAAATGAAGCTCGAAGAGAGAGTCGAACGGTTGGAACGGCTTATTCAGGGCTTGGCGCTTGAGCTGGCGGAGCTGCGGCAGCGGCAGGCGGCTGACCTGCCGTTGTCCGGCGGGGAGCGGAGGGAAGGCGCTGCGGCACCGGCATACGGAAGGACCGAGGCCGCCGAGCAGGCAAGCGGGGGGCAACTTTCCGAGCATCCGCTGCAGACGGCGCCGGCCCAATCTCATGCAGGGGGCGGGCATCCTTCGATGCCGGGATCTGCTTCGGGGCCTGCCGGTCCTCCCGGACATGCGGCAGCAGGGGCGGCGCCTTTGCAGGCAGCTTCTCGCCCGCCCGCTCCTCCAGTCGATTGGGAGCATCTGCTCGGCAGGGTGTGGCTGCCGCGGATCTTCATCGTCGTGCTGCTGCTCGGCGTGCTGTGGGGCTTCGCCGCAGCCGTCAATGCCGGCATGATCACGCGCCCGGTCCGCTGCTGGCTCGGCGCTGCGGCGGCGGCATGCATGTTCGCAGCCGGCATCCGGCAGATGCGGCATAAGCGGGAAGCGCTCGGCCAGGCGCTGCTTGGCGGAGCGCATTCGCTGCTCGTGCTGACGTTGTTCGCGGCGCATATGCTGTATGGATTCATGTCCGTACCGCTGGCCTGCGTCCTCTACGGCATCGCCATCCTGCTGTTTGGCAGGACAGCGCTCGCCTACCGCTCGCAGTCTCTCATGCTGCTCGCCATGGCTGCCGGATGCCTGATTCCGTTTCTCCTTGATTCCGATGCCCCCCATGTCTCCATTCTTGTCGCCTATGAAGGGCTGTTCGCTGCTTCCGCGCTGCTTATCGGCTGGAGGCTTCGGCTCCGCTGGGTGTACGCCGCTTCCTATCTGCTTCTGCAGCCTTCGCTCCTCGTCGCCGCCCTTCTTGGAGCCGGCGATGGAGCGGAATGGTGGTTCCTCTGCGCCCAGCTCTTGCAGCAGGCCATTCTCCTCGCAGCGTATCTGCTGGAGAGGCGGGAGGCTCCGGTCTACTCCGAGCGGAGAGGGCTTGCGTTCGCTTCCTTTGCGGTTACGGCAGGGTGGGCATACCTGCTGCTGATGCCGAAGCATGAAAGCCAGTATTTGATCTTGGTCGGGATCGGCGCGGCTGTCTACAGCCTTCTGGCCTACTCGCAGCTGTCCAAGAAAAAGGAAGCGGCCGAGCTGCTCGCCGTCACGGCGACGCTCGGGTGGATGCTGCTGCTTCTCGAGTCGCTGCCGGGCACTTATGCGGGAGCGGCACTCGCGGTCGAAGGGACGCTGGCTCTGGCGATCGGCCTGCGCATCCGCGCTCCCTACCAGCAGGGAGCGGGGGCGATCGTATTCTTCATCGGCGCGATGCGGATCATCGGGATGCCCATCGATGCCGTCGCATCGCCGGAAACCTTGAGCTGGATCGTCCTGCTGGCGGGCTTGCTGGTCCTGTACCGAATGGTTCTGGCGAATAAACAGAGCCCGCAAGCGAAGCAGGGCGCCGCAGCGCTTTTATGGCTGACCGGAGTGCTTGGCCTGGTGTTCTTGACCCAGCTCACGCTGGCAGCGTCGAGGCCGCTGGAGACGGACAGCCAGAGGCTGATCTTGTCCGCGGCGTGGGTCGTCTATGCGATCGCGCTGATCACGGCCGGAATCATGCTGCGGCGGCCGAAGGCTCGATTCGCCGGCATGCTGCTCGTGCTGCTTACCCTGCTGAAGGTCATCTTCATCGACGTTCCGGGCGTGACGATCGCCGTCCGCGCGATTCTGTTCATCGGTCTCGGGGTGGTGGGCATCGCTGTATCGAGGATCATGTACAGCAAGCAAAAAAACGAGTAGCAAAAGAGGGTCCCGCGAGGGACCCTCTTTTGCTTGCCTCCAGAGCGTATGCGCCCTGGGGCATGCCGACCTTTGCGGCTTCCGCCGCAGAAGCATCGGCCGCCTTGCTTGCCGTCGCGGCGTCCCTAGGCTTCCGCAGAGGGACGGCCCGGCTCGTCAGCCAGCTCCAGCACGACCGGACAATGGTCGCTGCCAAGCACGGCGCTGTCGATGGAGGCGTCCTTCAGCAGCGGACGGAGCCGCTCCGAAGTGAGGAAGTAGTCGATGCGCCAGCCGATGTTCTTCTCCCGCACCTTCGGCATGAAGGACCACCAGGTATAGGCGCCTTCCGCATCGGGATGGAAGTGGCGGAACGTATCGACGAATCCGGCTTCCAGCAGCGTCGTCATCCGGCCCCGCTCTTCCTCGGTGAAGCCCGAGTTGCCGCGGTTGGCGCGCGCGTTCTTGAGGTCGATATCCTGATGGGCGACGTTGAGGTCCCCGCACAGGATGACAGGCTTCACGGCATCCAGGCCTTGAAGATAGCGCAGGATGCGCTCCTCCCACTCCAGCCGGAACGGAAGGCGGGACAGGTCGCGCCGGGAGTTGGGCGTATAGACGTTGACCAGGTACCACCCTTCGAACTCGAGGGTGAGGATGCGGCCTTCCTCCTCGAAGTCGTCCTCGAGTCCGTACCGGACGGCCAACGGCTTGATCCGGGTCCAGACGGCCGTTCCGGAATAACCCTTGCGGACGGCGTAATTCCAGAACAGATGATAGCCTTCGGCATGGTCCAGCTCGATCTGCCCTTCCTGCAGCTTCGTCTCCTGCACGCAGAAGATGTCGGCATCCATATGATTGAAATAATCGGCAAAGCCTTTCTTGACGCAGGCTCTCAGCCCGTTGACATTCCACGACACCAGTTTCACTTGCATTCTCTCCCCGCTTGCGGCATGGCTTATCTGTGTATGGCTTTATCTGTCCAGTGTACCATGGCCGGGCTCCGGGAGGGGAGGAAGGAAGCTATTGGAGGAAGGCAGTTATTGGATCGCGAGGTAACGGGCCGTTTCGGCCCGGTAGGCGGCCAGCGCAGGAATGAGTCCGGCTGCGATGCCGGCCGCAAGCACGATGCCGGCGATGCCAAGATGGGACCACTGGAATCCGACCGTCACGGCGATGGAGACGCGGGAGCCGATATAGCCGGACAGGACGGCGGACAAGCCGTAGGCTCCGGCGATGCCGAGGACGCAGCCGAGCAGCATGACGATGGAGGATTCCAGCAGCACGATGGCCATCACATGGCGGCGGCCGGCGCCGATCGCGCGCAGGATGGCCACGCTGCGGCGGCGCTCCATCGCCGATCCGTACAGGGAGAGGCAGACCGTGAGGCCTGCCATGCCGAGAATGATGTATCCGATGCTGCGCAGAGCCTGTTCGCCGCTGCCCAGCATGTCGAACAGCTTGGCCAGCGTCTGCCCAGGCAGCACGGCCTGAGCTTCTTTGCCGGCATTCGTCTGCTGGTACAGCTTCATCAGCCCGATGTAGCTCTTGGGCTTGACGAGGACGGCCGTCACTCCGCGGGCAGCTTCATCCTCGTCGGAAACGTCGGACCCGGCCGGACCCGGCGCGGGCGAAGCCTCGGTAGAAGGAGAAGGCGCTTGTCCGCCGTCGGCCGCTCCGCCTTCCTCTTCATGCCCATGCTCATGGCTGATCCAGTAGCTGTCCATGCTGACGTAGATGCCCTGGTCGGAAGGAGCCGCTACCGGCTTCAGGATGCCGACCACTTCATAGGGATGCTCGGCATGCTCATCCGGTTCGGCGGCGACGACGACTCCATGCTCGGAGACGAAGCGGTCCCCGACCTTGAGCCCCTCGCGCGAGGCGACCTCCGCTCCGATCACCGCCTGGAAGGGGCCGCTGAACAGCCTTCCTTCTCGAAGGTTGAAGTAGGGCGGATCGGCAGGCCGGCCCCTGAGGTCGAAGAAGCCGGCGCTTGTCCCGACGATCCGGAATCCCCGGTACTGGTCTCCGAGTGCGAACGGAACGGCTGTCTGCACCTCGTCATTCTCGGCCAGCTTCTCATAGTAGGCATGGCTGAGGTTGTCCAGCGGGCGGTCCATCAGAAAGATGGTGTTGAACACGAGCTGGTTGGCGCTCCCCTTGGAGCCGATCAGGAGGCCGAACGGCTCGCTTGCCCGCTCGATGCCGCCGCGCACGCCACCGGAGAGGATCAGAACCGCCAGCGTGACGGCGATACCGACAAGAACGACGGCAGCTGTCAGGGCGGTTTGGACTTTGCGGGCCATCAGATTGCGGATGGCCATGCTCAGCAGGGACATGGCTAGGCTCCTTTCGCCGGCGAGAGCGGCCTGCGGGACAGCTCCCGCATGGATACGGAGCTGTCCATGCGCGCTGCCTGCTCGAGGTCATGGGTGCAGAGAAGGAGCGCGGCGCCCGTATCGGAAGCGGCGGCGAGGAGCAGCTCCATGATCTGCGCCGCCGTCGAGGCGTCCAAGCTGGCTGTCGGCTCGTCGGCGAGCAGCAGCTCCGGGCCGTTCACGAGCGCCCGCGCGATGGCGACGCGCTGCTGCTCGCCCTGGCTCAGCTGGGAGGGCCGGTGGTGGAGGCGATGTCCGAGCCCGGCCAGCTCCAGCAGCTCGGCGGCTCTGCCCCGCCGGGCGCGCTTGTCGAGCACGCGGCCGAAGCTGGCGGCGGCGAGCACGTTCTCCAGCGCCGTGAAACCGGGGACCAGCTGGAAGCTCTGGTGCACATAGCCGATATGAGCGGCCCGCAAGCGGTCGAGCTCCGCCTCGCGAAGCTGGTCCGTCCGCTTGCCCATGAAGGTGATGGAGCCTTCCGTCGGGCGCGAGATGCCTGCGATCAGGTGAAGCAGCGTGCTTTTACCGGAGCCGCTCGGCCCGACCAGCGCCTTGCGCTCGCCTTGGCGCAGCTCGAAGAACGGGACATCCAGCACCGGCATCATGATGCCGCCTTGGATGCGGAACCGCTTGACCACTTGCTCCATGGCAATCAGCGTCATTTATTTCAGCACCTCCGTCTTGTCGGCATTGATGCGGATCAGGCTGACGAAGCCGGTCTCCTCGTCGGTCATGGAGCCGACGCTCAGCGTCCCGGTTATCTTGACCTGATGCTCGGTCGGCGTCATCTCCGAGCCTTTCGGCAGATTGACGACGACGATATCGGACGGCCAGTCGGCGTCGGAGGAGCAGAAGGGACAGATTGCCAGCGGAATGCGGGTAAGGACGAAGAAACGGACGGTCGCCGTCAGCGGCGGAGCCATGTAGCCGATCATCTCCACCTTTTGCCCGTCGAGCTCCTTGAGCTTGTCGGAGAAGGTCAGTCCTCGCACCGTCTCCTTGCCGTACAGCTCGGAGAAGCGGATCGTCTCGGGTCCGTCCAGGCTGGAGCGGACGGTCGGCGGAGCGGAGCCTGCCGGACTCGGCGAAGGCGAAGCCGAACTGACGGGCAGGCTTGCTCTGGGACCGGAGGATGCCGGCGGGCCAGCGGATGCCGACGGGGCCGGGGATGCGCCCGCAGCAGGCTTGGAGCCGGATGCAGGAGCTCCGGCGGGCGGCTTGCTCCCCTGCGCGGGAGTCTGCTGCCGCCGCTCCGCATCCGGGCTTGCGGCTGGATAGGCCGTCCCCGGCGCTTGGTCCGCAGCGGGGCTTGCTCCGCCGGACGGCTTGCCGGACGAAAGTCCGGCGCCATCTTGCGCTGCCGGCGCCTCTGCTGCGCGATCGGCCGGCACTTGATTCGCCTTGCCGGTAGAAGCGGCGGGAGCATTCCCGGCCTCGCCGCTGCCCCGCTCTTGCCCGGGCCCGCCGCTGGC encodes:
- a CDS encoding ABC transporter ATP-binding protein, which codes for MTLIAMEQVVKRFRIQGGIMMPVLDVPFFELRQGERKALVGPSGSGKSTLLHLIAGISRPTEGSITFMGKRTDQLREAELDRLRAAHIGYVHQSFQLVPGFTALENVLAAASFGRVLDKRARRGRAAELLELAGLGHRLHHRPSQLSQGEQQRVAIARALVNGPELLLADEPTASLDASTAAQIMELLLAAASDTGAALLLCTHDLEQAARMDSSVSMRELSRRPLSPAKGA
- a CDS encoding ABC transporter permease; this translates as MSLLSMAIRNLMARKVQTALTAAVVLVGIAVTLAVLILSGGVRGGIERASEPFGLLIGSKGSANQLVFNTIFLMDRPLDNLSHAYYEKLAENDEVQTAVPFALGDQYRGFRIVGTSAGFFDLRGRPADPPYFNLREGRLFSGPFQAVIGAEVASREGLKVGDRFVSEHGVVVAAEPDEHAEHPYEVVGILKPVAAPSDQGIYVSMDSYWISHEHGHEEEGGAADGGQAPSPSTEASPAPGPAGSDVSDEDEAARGVTAVLVKPKSYIGLMKLYQQTNAGKEAQAVLPGQTLAKLFDMLGSGEQALRSIGYIILGMAGLTVCLSLYGSAMERRRSVAILRAIGAGRRHVMAIVLLESSIVMLLGCVLGIAGAYGLSAVLSGYIGSRVSIAVTVGFQWSHLGIAGIVLAAGIAAGLIPALAAYRAETARYLAIQ
- a CDS encoding 3'-5' exonuclease, encoding MDYIVLDIEFNGRKFASDKPMEVIEIGAVRLNEALEKIDEFTALIKPVYFAKLNSFIREKTGIPQEDIDAASGFVPVIRHFLAWLGKSEACTFVTWGGEDMKRIVLDTRMHKLDDAYWLAASYYDLLKIYLRARSLTNDVSVEAALAELAIPAEGSAHRALDDARMTAEIFRRIFPDIQHDTDARQYKDTYSNAKERRMVKNAIRGLAVQKVQPTWELVADKLAKAKVDMDNAKKAAELRVYYEAEIVKAPKRPQTPRPGMRPAGESSPEAADGPEAQGDREAAAVSEGPEAVSEASAGPSGQSHSGRGADA
- a CDS encoding VOC family protein, with protein sequence MIHGGKTMGANEETLGSAIAASPIKNKVGSYFVPVRNIEASRSWYCKVLGLSEDDCPIHFGHLCPLPMQGTGLILDTMPRWGGGEPDGAPSILTPAFMLLTDKLEESLAYMKELGARLVTEIEHGQWFVVLDPDGNKLMICRE
- a CDS encoding exodeoxyribonuclease III, with translation MKLVSWNVNGLRACVKKGFADYFNHMDADIFCVQETKLQEGQIELDHAEGYHLFWNYAVRKGYSGTAVWTRIKPLAVRYGLEDDFEEEGRILTLEFEGWYLVNVYTPNSRRDLSRLPFRLEWEERILRYLQGLDAVKPVILCGDLNVAHQDIDLKNARANRGNSGFTEEERGRMTTLLEAGFVDTFRHFHPDAEGAYTWWSFMPKVREKNIGWRIDYFLTSERLRPLLKDASIDSAVLGSDHCPVVLELADEPGRPSAEA
- a CDS encoding ABC transporter substrate-binding protein, translating into MKKVLLGLMLVTMLGTTAACGSSNHNGGAASPAPASSPSPDSSASPAPSADPAAAAVKTVSYLGKDYTVPQTAQRIVITGAVEAMEDSVLLDIHPVGAISFSGAFPALFQSITDKAEPVGEKTEPNFEKILALKPDVILASSKFDPAVTEKLSQIAVTLPYSHVSTDWEANLTLLGELTGKQEQAAKEISQYKEELEQAKTALGEKLKDQKVAVIRVRSGQIAIFGPTLFFNPIVYSDLGLTPPPAIAAAKKQEMLSIEKFAEINPDLLFIQFSEDENKQAATALDDLQKNPIFKSINAVKNGKVFINVVDPLAQGGTGYSKIQFLKAFVEKAGA
- a CDS encoding DUF2339 domain-containing protein, whose translation is MKLEERVERLERLIQGLALELAELRQRQAADLPLSGGERREGAAAPAYGRTEAAEQASGGQLSEHPLQTAPAQSHAGGGHPSMPGSASGPAGPPGHAAAGAAPLQAASRPPAPPVDWEHLLGRVWLPRIFIVVLLLGVLWGFAAAVNAGMITRPVRCWLGAAAAACMFAAGIRQMRHKREALGQALLGGAHSLLVLTLFAAHMLYGFMSVPLACVLYGIAILLFGRTALAYRSQSLMLLAMAAGCLIPFLLDSDAPHVSILVAYEGLFAASALLIGWRLRLRWVYAASYLLLQPSLLVAALLGAGDGAEWWFLCAQLLQQAILLAAYLLERREAPVYSERRGLAFASFAVTAGWAYLLLMPKHESQYLILVGIGAAVYSLLAYSQLSKKKEAAELLAVTATLGWMLLLLESLPGTYAGAALAVEGTLALAIGLRIRAPYQQGAGAIVFFIGAMRIIGMPIDAVASPETLSWIVLLAGLLVLYRMVLANKQSPQAKQGAAALLWLTGVLGLVFLTQLTLAASRPLETDSQRLILSAAWVVYAIALITAGIMLRRPKARFAGMLLVLLTLLKVIFIDVPGVTIAVRAILFIGLGVVGIAVSRIMYSKQKNE
- a CDS encoding helix-turn-helix domain-containing protein, with product MSYPFIPLAAASDFGSWTLHLRGADIVTPAEADPGGSRRQLLAYPVLMALLGGECRLIRDSRLTLMQPGVLYICRPGSTMDLEAQSSQATIAVLRIGLYAPSSPDSLQLRPITPEESLSVAEETPFPDGRLEDVMRSIYNRYLSGEDLLRWQAQADAFQLLVRTAEASEESKAGKTAGLLERARRYIDGHLAEPLTMEQISAGTGLSAKHFADVFKKAYGASPHDYMTQARLEKAKRLMLQGSRKLKDVAHAVGYEDEFYFSRLFKKEHGLPPSRYVAKRKVRTAAYGCPSALGYLLPLGVLPLAAPMHPKWSGYYIERFGADIPCHLDYGPAVLSAGRNLEILQQAQPDLILCPSTASEEERRALEAIGSVMTLPEEEGRGWERGLRELAETLGLPEEAGRWISRFERRTSQIRSLIAAASGGNAAPDVLPVRMFKDRLYTFGSQGIMDFLYRELGLGRPPSLPDTASAALPLELEQIAEAEAGRILLLVCQESETLEHWERLSRSPEWLALPAVRRKSVIRLPSSPWREYSPIALERIGEEALRIFGSGS